GGAAGACCTTGCGGCGTTTCATTGGACCGGAAAGACCTTCACCCCGAATTAGTTCCTGTTGGACCTGGCCTATGGCTTCACTGATGATCTTATTCGATGTGGCGTTCTGCGCCTGGGCCATGATCTCCGGAAGAGGAAGGCCAGCGCGGAAAAGGAGTGAGATAGTCTGGCAGGCGCGGGAAAGTTCTGAGAGTTGAATGATCCGACCGATTACCGGCGTCTTCAACAAGCCTTTATCCACGTTATAGCGACCGATGGGAGTTCTGGCCCACATTATCAATCCGATAACGATGGCGATCAGAGCCCCGAGGATATAGATACCAAATTTCGAGGAAAAATCGGTTACGCTTATCAATATCTTGGTAGCTGCGGGCAGGTTAACGCCCAGGTTTTTGTACAAATCGGTAAAGGTTGGCATGACAAAAAGCATCAGGATGGCGACAACGACCACCGCAACAACCGCCACAACCACCGGATAGGTCATGGCGCTCTTCAGCTTCTTACGAGTCTCGTTCATCCTCGACAAAAAATCGGCCATGTTGCGGAGGACGGTCTCCATGTTGCCGCCCTGCTCACCGGCGGAAAGGACGCGGTGGAACAAGGGAGAGAACACCTTGGGGTGCTTGCTCATAGCGGCTGACAGAGACGAACCGCCGCGGATGTCATTGGCAACGGCGCCGAGGGTTTTTTTGAAGGTGGGATTGGTGGTCTGCTCCTGGAGAAGTTCCAGCGAGGTCACGATATCCGTGCCGGACTCAAGGAGGAGGGCCAACTGGCGGGAGAAAAGAATGATCTCCTGCAGTTTCACCTTCTTGGCGAACAAGCTGGAGGTAGAAACCGAAAACAAGCTAGATTGTGTCTTCAGCGACAGGACCTGGTAGCCGTTGTGGACCAAAAGCTTGGTAGCGGAGTCACGGTCCATGGCCGCGATCTTGCCCTGCACTAACTTGCGATCCTGGGTATAAGCTACATAGGCGTAATTCATATTAAATCCTAAATCCGAATTTCGAAATCCGAAACAATCTCCAAATCCTAATTTTCAAATTCCAAAACTTTTAATCGAGATCCTTCGCTAC
This is a stretch of genomic DNA from Dehalogenimonas etheniformans. It encodes these proteins:
- a CDS encoding type II secretion system F family protein; this translates as MNYAYVAYTQDRKLVQGKIAAMDRDSATKLLVHNGYQVLSLKTQSSLFSVSTSSLFAKKVKLQEIILFSRQLALLLESGTDIVTSLELLQEQTTNPTFKKTLGAVANDIRGGSSLSAAMSKHPKVFSPLFHRVLSAGEQGGNMETVLRNMADFLSRMNETRKKLKSAMTYPVVVAVVAVVVVAILMLFVMPTFTDLYKNLGVNLPAATKILISVTDFSSKFGIYILGALIAIVIGLIMWARTPIGRYNVDKGLLKTPVIGRIIQLSELSRACQTISLLFRAGLPLPEIMAQAQNATSNKIISEAIGQVQQELIRGEGLSGPMKRRKVFLPMMVQMVGVGEETGKLDDTLATVAHTYDMEADDRIKSAVELIQPAMTVVIGLVVAFIAVALVGSMYSMYGQLGTE